A single window of Arvicola amphibius chromosome 15, mArvAmp1.2, whole genome shotgun sequence DNA harbors:
- the Ces4a gene encoding carboxylesterase 4A: protein MKWMLGLSLVLCLVVQTALGALYTKEPLVVTRHGILQGKQTHVGNITIQVFLGVPFSKPPVGTRRFAPPEPPQPWTGIRDATTYPPSCLQETWGQVTSMYLNTRKQYEWLHFSEDCLYLNVYAPVLAPGDPLLPVMVWFPGGAFLVGSASTYEGSELAAREKVVLVFLQYRLGILGFFSTGDSQARGNWGLLDQIAALHWVQENIEAFGGDPDSVTLFGQSAGAMSISGLLMSPLAQGLFHRAISQSGTAILKVFITPDPLKAAKKVAHVAGCDHDNTKIMVECLRALSGNEVMHVSKRMAFFHVNLKKDPRDMVWFLSPVVDGVVFPEDPVVLLTSGQVTPVPYLLGVNNVEFEWSLPFLLKLQLTQHAMNEKYLTKLLWSSSTLLNITNEQIPLVMKEYLIDAAVKHDWKTVRNHLLDLIGDATFVYSTLQAARYHRDAGFPVYLYEFKHYAPSGIIVKLRHDGADHGDELSYIFGSPFSKGSSTSEEKEFSLQMMKYWANFARTGDPNDRTLPYWPRFDKNEKYLQLDFDTSVGVKLKEKKMAFWRRLHQLQKT from the exons ATGAAGTGGATGCTGGGCTTGAGCCTCGTCCTGTGCCTGGTAGTCCAGACGGCCTTAG gtgcTTTGTACACCAAGGAGCCTCTCGTGGTCACCAGACACGGGATCCTACAAGGAAAGCAAACACATGTGGGAAACATAACCATCCAAGTCTTCCTGGGCGTCCCCTTCTCCAAACCTCCTGTGGGCACCCGCAGGTTTGCTCCTCCAGAGCCCCCCCAACCCTGGACCGGCATTAGAGACGCCACCACCTACCCACCTTC GTGCCTTCAGGAAACCTGGGGACAGGTAACCTCCATGTACTTGAACACGCGGAAACAGTATGAGTGGCTGCACTTCAGCGAGGACTGTCTCTACCTGAATGTTTATGCCCCAGTGCTCGCGCCTGGGGACCCTCTGCTGCCG GTGATGGTTTGGTTTCCCGGAGGCGCCTTCCTCGTTGGCTCTGCTTCTACCTACGAAGGCTCGGAGTTAGCCGCCCGCGAGAAAGTGGTGCTAGTGTTTCTGCAGTACAGGCTGGGCATCCTAGGCTTCTTCAG CACCGGCGACAGCCAAGCCCGCGGAAACTGGGGGCTGCTGGACCAGATAGCGGCTCTGCACTGGGTTCAGGAGAACATCGAGGCCTTTGGTGGAGACCCGGACAGTGTAACACTGTTCGGTCAGTCGGCGGGAGCTATGAGCATCTCGGGACTG CTGATGTCACCCCTTGCCCAAGGTCTGTTCCATCGGGCCATTTCCCAAAGTGGTACTGCGATACTGAAAGTCTTCATCACGCCTGATCCACTGAAGGCAGCCAAG AAGGTTGCTCACGTGGCTGGCTGCGACCACGACAACACAAAGATTATGGTAGAATGCCTGAGGGCTCTGTCAGGGAATGAGGTGATGCATGTTTCCAAGAGGATG GCATTCTTTCATGTCAACCTCAAGAAAGATCCAAGAGAT ATGGTGTGGTTCCTGAGCCCTGTGGTAGATGGTGTGGTGTTCCCAGAGGACCCTGTGGTGCTCCTGACCAGTGGACAGGTTACCCCTGTGCCCTACCTTCTAGGTGTCAACAATGTGGAGTTCGAGTGGAGCTTGCCTTTT CTCTTGAAGCTCCAGCTGACTCAGCATGCAATGAATGAAAAATACCTCACCAAACTGCTTTGGAGTTCCAGCACCCTGCTG AATATCACTAATGAGCAGATCCCACTGGTGATGAAGGAGTACTTGATCGACGCTGCCGTTAAGCATGACTGGAAGACGGTCCGCAACCACTTGTTAGATCTAATTGGAGATGCCACCTTCGTGTACTCCACCCTTCAAGCCGCACGTTACCACCGGG ATGCCGGCTTCCCTGTCTATCTGTATGAGTTCAAGCACTATGCTCCTTCAGGCATAATTGTCAAACTTCGACACGATGGGGCAGATCATGGAGACGAGCTTTCCTATATCTTCGGAAGCCCTTTCTCCAAAG GCTCATCCACCAGTGAGGAAAAGGAATTTAGCCTCCAGATGATGAAATACTGGGCCAACTTTGCCCGCACTGG GGACCCCAATGACAGAACGCTGCCCTACTGGCCACGCTTTGACAAGAATGAGAAGTACTTGCAGTTGGATTTCGATACAAGTGTGGGTGTGAAgctcaaagagaaaaagatggcTTTCTGGAGAAGGCTGCACCAGCTTCAGAAAACTTAG